In Theileria equi strain WA chromosome 4 map unlocalized gcontig_1105316255033, whole genome shotgun sequence, the following are encoded in one genomic region:
- a CDS encoding conserved hypothetical protein (encoded by transcript BEWA_012610A) has translation MDFEEERVGIHRAINTHAKRIITSYYSVLESCQIDPQKDSLLCSQVENFQIKLHVDSFLHSCRSLYAIASDLSINSLLHSPEAEIEERKKREAEVAKNIHHLRNESKLMDDVISSISNS, from the exons ATGGACTTTGAGGAGGAAAGGGTAGGAATTCACCGCGCAATCAACACACACGCCAAGAGGATAATCACATCGTACTATTCGGTCTTGGAATCGTGTCAG ATTGACCCTCAGAAGGATTCCCTGTTGTGTTCTCAGGTCGAGAACTTTCAGATTAAGCTCCACGTTGACAGtttt CTTCATTCCTGCCGGAGTTTGTACGCCATCGCATCTGATTTGTCTATAAACTCGCTACTTCATAGCCCAGAAGCTGAAATTGAAGAGAGGAAAAAGAGAGAAGCCGAAGTTGCCAAGAACATCCACCACCTCCGAAACGAGAGCAAATTGATGGACGACGTAATCTCAAGCATCAGTAACTCGTAA
- a CDS encoding hypothetical protein (encoded by transcript BEWA_012620A), whose translation MATKEPVGDSSKFLSLKKSLCDQKHIHLAASDDFVSEIEQECKIEFMDPRFLSVIALDSDHAALDCSFYSPFYLKHRDRALNEHIRAGQVVDRYPSFIKSAFSSYQVGLIFQVTYNNLEDLDTLAAQYPPESPARAQFYNTAGIFHVTLFSRDLGHNGVQSTPVKGNTNGGGQGAGSITYYGGSPNQVKLTKIEDPPGSGFWKFTHGPPSEDSFTVAQVVFGSNTVSDIGANTGENIQHLAVWYWKGAGNMNQPLLTEVKKSGQYIYKSAKPGGGNLSWRPHPGKQELQTTPLTDKELEQKLDGINCSLNDAVTINLTFQNSSSLSDKHKKSRDDNTYCCSTHCPQGTSGRVYVEKVKVSCKQNHRSGDCYKHEFTPSNGLRVAAIKYDPTGGSTRRRITPSGLGFPVSDITAVYAFYSGNNPKLIYVEGNGQKRWFKSPTGSDKDELWTEVTVNINNVEPENITECTHWTQVKGALKEAKCGSYPQCPQQQPPPPPPPLPGGAGPPEPKGPDGNKGAQEDTANGKGDSGDGGKVEGAKGTEDSYSSDSKAGDDGYDGVGSTVTSQHTFSPDLATNTQVEGSEAASNSSGGAPDTTPPEPPPTTQAHAAQKASGSTAGNSGPGPSHGGPFWDSPERSIPTVLTGVGAVSGSITGFGSIFMCPPFGLLVRNKLHQSMRDFEQFYDRLNDITSWSITNGYMWNPKPRMVNREIENICKRYGFKEAEESGFLKDGNMNIFHIKPQDPTAARIVLDEIKNQSSKMIL comes from the exons ATGGCAACTAAGGAACCGGTCGGGGATTCAAGTAAGTTTTTGTCCTTGAAAAAATCACTATGCGATCAAAAACACATACACCTCGCAGCCAGTGACGATTTTGTCTCCGAAATCGAACAAGAATGCAAAATTGAATTTATGGACCCGAGATTCCTCTCGGTAATCGCCCTAGACAGCGACCATGCCGCGCTTGACTGTTCGTTTTAC AGCCCCTTTTACCTCAAGCATAGAGATAGAGCGCTGAACGAACACATTAGAGCTGGACAAGTGGTTGACAGGTATCCAAGTTTCATCAAATCCGCATTCTCTAGCTACCAAGTTGGTTTGATCTTTCAAGTCACGTACAACAATCTGGAAGACTTGGACACTCTAGCTGCCCAGTACCCACCAGAATCACCTGCAAGGGCACAGTTTTACAACACAGCAGGGATTTTCCATGTAACCTTATTTTCCAGAGATTTGGGACATAACGGTGTGCAAAGCACACCTGTAAAG GGGAATACCAATGGAGGTGGACAAGGAGCTGGATCTATTACATACTATGGAGGATCTCCCAACCAAGTTAAGCTTACTAAGATTGAGGATCCTCCTGGCTCTGGCTTCTGGAAGTTCACACATGGACCACCCAGTGAAGACTCTTTCACCGTAGCACAGGTTGTGTTTGGAAGTAATACAGTTTCAGATATAGGAGCTAACACTGGTGAAAATATTCAGCATCTGGCGGTATGGTACTGGAAGGGTGCTGGTAACATGAACCAACCTCTTCTTACTGAAGTGAAAAAATCCGGACAGTATATCTATAAATCTGCCAAACCAGGTGGTGGTAACTTAAGTTGGCGACCACATCCTGGAAAACAAGAGCTTCAAACTACTCCACTCACCGATAAGGAACTGGAACAGAAACTGGATGGCATTAACTGTTCACTCAATGATGCTGTCACCATCAATCTCACCTTTCAGAATTCTAGCAGTCTTTCTGATAAACATAAAAAAAGTAGAGATGATAACACCTACTGTTGCAGCACTCATTGCCCTCAGGGTACTAGCGGGAGGGTCTATGTTGAGAAAGTAAAAGTTTCTTGTAAACAAAACCATCGCAGTGGCGACTGctacaaacatgaattTACTCCTAGCAATGGATTGAGGGTAGCAGCTATCAAGTATGATCCTACTGGTGGGTCTACTAGGAGGAGAATAACACCTTCTGGACTAGGTTTCCCTGTCTCTGACATAACAGCCGTGTATGCATTCTACTCTGGAAATAATCCGAAACTCATCTATGTTGAAGGAAATGGGCAAAAAAGGTGGTTTAAAAGTCCTACTGGtagtgataaagatgaacTGTGGACAGAAGTCACTGTTAACATCAATAACGTAGAACCGGAAAATATTACCGAATGCACCCACTGGACTCAGGTTAAGGGCGCACTAAAGGAGGCTAAATGTGGAAGCTATCCACAATGTCCTCAACAACAACCGCCTCCGCCGCCCCCTCCTCTACCTGGCGGTGCTGGTCCTCCTGAACCTAAAGGACCTGATGGTAATAAAGGTGCTCAAGAAGATACCGCTAATGGTAAAGGTGATAGTGGAGATGGCGGTAAAGTTGAAGGAGCTAAAGGTACTGAAGATTCTTATTCTAGTGATAGTAAAGCTGGTGATGATGGATATGATGGAGTAGGTTCTACTGTAACTTCTCAACATACCTTTTCACCTGATCTAGCTACTAATACTCAAGTTGAAGGCTCTGAAGCTGCTAGTAATTCTAGTGGTGGTGCTCCTGATACTACTCCTCCTGAACCTCCTCCCACTACTCAAGCTCATGCCGCTCAAAAAGCCTCAGGCTCTACTGCTGGAAATTCTGGTCCTGGACCTTCTCATGGAGGTCCTTTTTGGGATTCTCCTGAAAGATCTATACCTACTGTTCTGACTGGAGTTGGTGCTGTATCAGGCTCCAttactggatttg GGTCGATTTTCATGTGTCCACCCTTTGGTTTACTCGTACGAAATAAATTGCACCAATCAATGCGTGACTTTGAGCAGTTTTACGACAGACTAAACGATATAACGTCGTGGTCAATAACAAATGGATACATGTGGAACCCAAAGCCGAGGATGGTCAACCGCgaaattgaaaatatatGCAAAAGATATGGGTTCAAGGAAGCGGAAGAATCCGGATTCTTAAAAGATG GAAACATGAACATTTTTCACATAAAACCCCAAGATCCAACTGCAGCTAGAATCGTGTTGGATGAAATAAAGAACCAGTCCAGCAAGATGATACTGTAG
- a CDS encoding hypothetical protein (encoded by transcript BEWA_012630A) codes for MQYCEVTPKLLRGIVHLETVTRFSGGELEYNDSHKCLFIREEKSEIKLLIKPLYSYELVPDCKLHSSVCYDIKVLLETPGNEHTKIDFIEEDCDYTYRAPTELLHGFTKGKELDTGRVICPTEKENNWTKAHFSCKNLNIKCVRLLSIEVKAVNDYQVLSWRLGIEFDKSLTYVDLKLSTLSIDAEVALLNDNKKVTLLCKNCKGLISILADFRALATPSDFFTESIGSAYCEECQDDLPCNKVCMPNRNDLIYVGYDSITFYKTDDIKTVEDKSCCKHCNKELGKLDPKVEGCISLPKNNVIGISGDYDVFWRYSKGIEFIERLQLNTNLKISLHDIDNERKVVQIIKASRIPDTFIFIDNNPVVTLRVLWKTLNRAPEDSIQVVSDIYHHIFTILSLFSQSKAKETDLIPSLLPAL; via the coding sequence atgcagtattgTGAAGTTACACCAAAATTACTACGCGGCATAGTACACCTAGAGACGGTGACAAGGTTCAGCGGAGGAGAGTTGGAATATAATGACTCTCACAAGTGTTTGTTTATTCGAGAAGAAAAATCAGAGATTAAACTTCTTATAAAACCGCTCTACAGCTACGAACTCGTCCCAGACTGTAAGTTACACTCGTCAGTTTGCTACGACATCAAAGTTTTACTTGAAACTCCGGGAAACGAGCATACTAAAATTGATTTTATAGAAGAAGATTGTGATTACACCTATAGAGCACCAACGGAACTGCTTCATGGGTTCACAAAAGGGAAAGAATTAGACACAGGACGAGTAATTTGTCCTAcagaaaaggaaaataaCTGGACAAAGGCCCACTTTAGCTGCAAAAATTTGAATATAAAGTGTGTTAGACTACTCTCTATCGAGGTTAAAGCAGTCAACGACTACCAAGTTTTGTCCTGGAGGCTTGGAATCGAGTTTGACAAGTCACTCACATACGTTGATTTAAAACTCTCCACACTATCCATAGACGCGGAAGTCGCCCTTTTGAATGATAATAAAAAGGTTACACTGCTCTGTAAAAATTGTAAGGGGCTCATTTCTATTTTGGCTGACTTTAGGGCACTAGCTACACCCTCGGATTTTTTTACCGAGTCCATCGGTTCCGCATACTGTGAGGAGTGCCAAGACGACCTACCATGTAACAAAGTATGCATGCCAAATAGGAATGATCTGATTTATGTGGGATACGATTCGATTACATTTTACAAGACAGACGATATCAAGACCGTTGAGGATAAAAGTTGCTGCAAACACTGTAATAAAGAGCTCGGAAAATTAGATCCAAAGGTAGAGGGGTGTATATCTCTGCCAAAGAATAATGTCATTGGTATAAGTGGCGACTATGATGTGTTTTGGCGTTATTCAAAAGGTATAGAATTTATAGAGAGACTCCAATTGAATACAAACTTGAAAATTTCGCTACATGATATTGATAACGAGAGAAAAGTTGTTCAAATTATTAAAGCCTCAAGGATTCCGGACACATTTATCTTTATTGATAACAATCCAGTAGTTACTTTGCGTGTACTCTGGAAGACCTTGAACAGGGCACCGGAAGATTCCATACAAGTGGTGTCGGATATATATCATCatattttcaccattttGTCTCTCTTTTCTCAGTCCAAGGCCAAAGAAACGGATTTGATACCATCTCTACTTCCAGCTCTATAG
- a CDS encoding conserved hypothetical protein (encoded by transcript BEWA_012640A) has protein sequence MKGPKVVHIDDESVLKEVTEHIKNPGGLVAIPTETVYGLAANARCEVSVGNIFKVKNRPLTDPVIIHLPSFSIALEQIYNVDLYEALIILHLAKKFSPGPLTIVARGRKDVPLILSAGTGYPAVR, from the coding sequence ATGAAGGGACCAAAAGTTGTGCATATTGACGATGAGTCTGTTCTCAAGGAAGTGACAGAACACATAAAGAACCCTGGAGGACTTGTTGCTATTCCTACAGAGACAGTGTATGGCTTGGCTGCAAATGCTCGCTGCGAGGTTTCTGttggaaatattttcaaagtaaAAAACCGACCTCTTACCGACCCTGTCATTATTcatttaccatccttttcaattGCTTTGGAgcaaatttacaatgtaGACTTGTATGAAGCATTAATAATTCTTCACCTCGCCAAAAAGTTTTCTCCTGGCCCACTCACGATTGTTGCCAGGGGTCGCAAGGACGTTCCGCTAATTTTGTCTGCAGGAACAGGGTATCCGGCCGTTAGGTAA
- a CDS encoding conserved hypothetical protein (encoded by transcript BEWA_012650A), whose translation MGDPGLQKGAMFMAGLTLLQSLRVALTGAKFAMDRFKIPQQHASSFINMVHNPMELATFTGIFIINVLTWISWFKTWFAIVTNVALCCSFVLLLYAFRSGGQMGSLTFYYWTIVLVSFLYGLNVACVMNVGSENASFFNMGIPISGIQVCIYYYAFTKLAERFRWTNVSYWIIFWQLIIAIIISVVSAGIWIKAYGSAADQGNGSDLSGIEKAISPILMGVVGMGGIYAFYPAIAPYKLTDVGTGYTIDLVVLFVSAVPGIFIAALCKGQSGQGPDQEWKSGNGATGWHGAWILAIPHITAMVLCLCTLHYPGSGLASSIKSSGALVGAITVTLKFCEEGLKAVSYAGAGAQNGKGKGGAISSLNTFTSQSLMIILAFTGDGYLKTYSKYEHDRDKWPTKDCGFWKSLGYWIGSGMWVACKSVKSSFTKNVRCKVLGKSEALLIVYEDEEF comes from the coding sequence ATGGGAGATCCGGGACTTCAGAAaggcgccatgtttatggcaggtctgactctgttgcagtctctccgtgtggctttaactggagcaaagtttgcaatggatagatttaaaattcctcaacaacatgccagttcgttcattaacatggtccataatcctatggaactggcaacgtttactggtatttttattataaaCGTTCTAACATGGATATCCTGGTTTAAGACATGGTTTGCTATTGTAACTAATGTGGCATTATGCTGTTCATTTGTCTTGCTTCTCTACGCATTTAGATCTGGAGGTCAAATGGGTAGTCTCACcttttactactggactatCGTCCTCGTTTCATTTCTTTATGGACTTAATGTGGCCTGTGTAATGAATGTAGGAAGTGAAAACGCTTCCTTTTTCAATATGGGAATTCCTATCTCTGGTATTCAGGTTTGTATCTACTACTACGCCTTTACTAAACTTGCTGAGAGGTTTCGGTGGACAAACGTTAGCTACTGGATCATATTCTGGCAGCTTATTATAGCAATAATTATATCGGTTGTATCAGCTGGTATATGGATAAAGGCCTATGGAAGTGCCGCTGATCAGGGCAATGGTAGCGATCTTAGTGGAATTGAAAAGGCCATATCTCCAATTCTCATGGGTGTGGTTGGTATGGGTGGTATCTATGCCTTTTATCCCGCTATTGCTCCTTACAAGTTGACTGATGTTGGTACTGGCTACACTATTGACCTGGTTGTTCTGTTCGTTAGTGCAGTGCCAGGTATTTTCATTGCAGCTTTATGCAAAGGTCAAAGTGGTCAAGGTCCAGatcaagaatggaagagtggGAATGGTGCTACTGGATGGCATGGTGCTTGGATTCTGGCCATTCCACATATTACTGCTATGGTCTTATGTTTGTGCacacttcattatcctGGTAGTGGACTAGCAAGTTCTATAAAGAGCAGTGGAGCACTTGTTGGAGCTATTACTGTTACcttaaagttttgtgaagAAGGACTTAAAGCAGTGTCTTACGCTGGTGCCGGTGCACAAAATGGTAAAGGAAAGGGTGGTGCTATTTCCTCTTTAAACACGTTTACTTCGCAATCTTTAATGATCatcttggcctttactggagacggtTACCTTAAGACTTACTCTAAATATGAGCATGATCGTGATAAATGGCCTACCAAAGACTGTGGGTTCTGGAAGTCCTTAGGATACTGGATAGGAAGTGGAATGTGGGTGGCCTGTAAGAGTGTTAAGtcttcctttaccaagaatgtcAGATGCAAGgttttgggtaaatcagaggctCTACtcattgtctatgaagatgaagaattttaa